CGTGGTTTACCATTGCAGCGCCTGGGCTAAGTGGCGCCGTGCTTGCGGCTTCCTGCTTTATTCAGAACCACCGCGGCGAGGCAGTCAAAAGGCCAGAAAGCGACCGCGACGCATGATAAGAAAGCTAGCTCACTGCTTATCCAGAATGGTCTACCCCTTGTACGATACCCAAGCCCACTCGTTCTTGTGTGTAGTGTAGTCCGGTGCCGTAGAAAGAAACTACGCAATACAGACAAACCTTGGAAACAAGACTCAGCTTCAACACTCGACCGCAAACATGGCCACGACGACAAAGACCATCGCaaacgaggccgaggccgcagGGATGGCTAcaccggcaacggcagaACAAATCAAGGTCGAGGCTCCTGGTCAAAGTctggagggcggcgagatgGAGGTCGTGGACATGCCCGATCTCTGCGCCTCCTTCATGTCTGCTCCCGTGAGGCTCAATCCCGCGTTTGAAGAGGTGAAGCGTGAGGCGGACCAGTGGATTTCCGAGTAAGTCTGGACAGACACGGCAAGACCAGCTCGACAGCCTCTCCGTCTCACACCAAAGGATGATTGGCACTTGCTGACTGCCTGCCTGCAGCGTCATGGTGGGAACAGACCCCAAGTGGCCGGCCGTCAACAAGAAGGCCAACCTGGCGCTGCTGTCGGCGCTGTGGGACGCCGACAGCAACCCGTACGCGCTGCGCACCATCAACGACTTCGCGTCGTGCATTTTTGCCTTTGACGACCAGTTCGACGAGGGGCCCCTGGCCACGGACCTGGACGCGGCGCTGGACGAGATCGCAAAGACGCGCGCCATCCTAGACGACCAGGGGCCGCGCTACTCACCAGAATACTACCCGATCCGCTACGTCTTCCAGACGCTCTGGGACCGCGTCAAGGGCAGCCCGGACGGCTACCTGATCGGCAAGCAGTCGTCGGACAACTTCAGGCAGCGCTGGAAGTGGGCGCACGACGTCTACTTTGACGCCGTGGCCGAGCAGGTGCGGatcaaggtcgagggccgcgacgccaagctggtcgaggacgagttcCTGGCCGTGCGGCGGGGCACCGTCGGCACGTCCATGATCCTGGCGCTGCTCGAATGGTgcgccggcatcgacctGCCGCGCGACATTGTCGAGCACCCGTCGATCCGCGAGGCCTTCCGCGTCGTCAGCGACCTGCTGCTCGTCGTGAACGACATACTGTCGTACAAGAAGGACGTCCAGtacggcgtcgaccacaaCCTCATCATCTCGTGGAAGTCGCGCGGCTTCACGACGCAGGAGAGCATggacaaggccggcgacaTGCTCAACGACTGCTTCCGCCGCTGGTACacggccctcgccgagctgcccCGCTACGGCGAGGACACGGACCGCGACGTCTGCCGCTGCCTCGACATCTACCgcaacgtcgccgtcgcctcgctgCACTGGAGCTTCGAGACGGGCCGCTACCTGGGCAaggagggcgccgaggtccgGGCGACGCGGAAGCTGCGCTTGCCCAAGTACATGTCGTCGGCGGGAGGTGTCAAGATTGCGGCCTAGATAGAATGTTTGCCTGTAGACCAGCACCAGCCTTTTCCTGTTGAGCGATAACAAATTATCTAGAGGAATCTTATCTTGTGCTTCAAACCTCGTTTTCATTAATGCATTTTTGTTTCTACACCCTCCGCGTATCGCCCAAATCACCCCCCAAAGGGTCAAGCCATCTCGACGGACGGAGCAGGGGCCACAGGGCTCCAGGGCCACGTGGGGCTTCTGGGCCCAAGGCCACAGGGCCATAGGACTCAAACGTTGAGTTAAGCTTCTGGGCCACAGCGGAGCACAGGGCTGCAGGGCCAAAGCCATAGGGCTACAAGCTGGAGCCCAAGTACAAAGCGACCGGGCAACGGGGCTGCAGTCGGGCCTACAAAACCACGAGGCCACAAGGCCAAAAGCCGAAGGGCTGCAATTACTAATTAAAAGCTACACCTCCACAGGGATGCCAGACGTTAGCGCAGTAAAATCCCCTACTTTTAGAGGGCAAGAGCTAATACCTTTTTTAATACTATTTTCTTATactaatttaagtataaatactaatagtaaaattaataataatacagGTTATACTTTATTGCTACTTTTTGCTTAGGCCTTTTGCCCTTTTGCCTGCCCTTTTGCCTACCCTTTTGCCTGCCCTTTTGCCTGCTCTTTTGCCTACCCTTTTGCCTACCTTTTTACcttaatactataataattattactagcctctaattactatagtaaataTACTTCCTCTATTAAATCTAATTATAATCcctctactttctatatttataaagtaataGAGTACTAATTTTATAAAGGAGTAGTAAATTAAGATTTAAGCTTTCTAAAAGTATCTTAATTAGATGTATTAAGAAATTATTAAAAATATACCCTTTTTGTATTAATAAGTCTAATAGGCCTACTCTAATACTTTGCCCCTTATACTGCAGaaaaataagtactataaggGCCTTATTTTAACCCCCTAGAAATAGTATCTTAAGGAGTAGCTTCTAGAAGATAAGAGttactactatatatattagtataatttCCTATACTTTCTACTACTTAAATTCTTAATTTTTAGAATTAACTCTATTTTAACTACTCTATAGTTACTTAAGTATATGTAGACTATTTAATTAAAGTGTATTTACttaaatactactagtaAGAGTAAATACTTTTCCTTTACTTATTACAACCTCTAACTTTAGTCTTATTTAGAGGATTAGGAAGATGTAATCTTCTCTAATAAAATATAGGTAAATACTAACTCTATATAGAAGTAGTAAGTAACTTATTACTAATTAGAGAATTTAGACTCCTTTACCCTCCTATAGTAGAAACTATATAGTTAGATATTTTAGAGGAGTTTTGTAAGTAGAAAAAAAGGCCCTAGTTTTATTTAGGAGAAAGTATAGGGGGGTATAATAGCCTATAAGTACATCTTTATAATACTCCCTATAGTAGCCTCTTTCTACTATACTAAAGGACTATACTTATTTTAATAGAATAATACCCCTACTTATAAAGTAAGAATTATAGTTTAAGCCTTAGAGTTAATAAGGGTAATTAGCTTAATTTAGCTAGTTAATTTGCCTAACTTTAActtaattaagaatatatagtTCTAAATAAAGAATTAAATTAAGAagtactataatatatagacCCTTTTACTTAATACCCTTTAGATAGCTATTTAGGCTACTTAGTAGGTAATACTAGAGAATTTTCTAAAAAGCTTAGCCTATAGGATGCCTTATTAGCTTCAgcttattattaagaataatagTAGAAGAATTTAGTACTAGTACTTGAAATTAGTACTATATCCCTACTATTGAGAAGTATATTGACCTGCAGATCCCCTCCCTAATCCAGTTAGGAAGTATAATGCTAACGTCTGGCATCCCTGTGGAGGTGTAAACAACTGAGTTGCAATTTAGGTAGCCTTTATGCAACTGAAAACTAGGGTAGCTAGTAAATTGCTAGTGCAGTTTTAGTATTTTCCTATTGTCTAACTACATCTAGTATACTGACTCTAACTGAGGCTGGGGCTGCCTGCTAAAAAAGGTTAGATAACGGCAAAGTACTAAAACTGCACTAGCAATTTACTGGCAACTAAAAACCAGCCGCTGCACAGCCAAGAGGCTAAGAAACGTGGAGGGTCGCGTGCGGGAGCAAAAGGATGCTTCCGCGGGAAGGCCGTCGATACCAAGTCTCACTCACATAAGCGTTCTCAGCGGCAAGGATCTCGGGAATATGTAACTGCCACCTCCGGAGTTTGTGACTCCCACCCAAAAGCGCTGACGTGAGGCCTCGGTGAGTGGCGAAGCAGACGCGGACGGCAAAAATGGCAGGCGGCGGGCACGCCCGAATTGGAATGGCGCCGGTCAGTTGTTGCGGAGGTTGGTTGAACTTGGGTATAAGCCGGGCCATCTCGCGTGGGCGCACTGCCAAGTAGCTAaagccctggctgcttgcTCGTTTGGGACAGACCCGACGTGAAGGGGGTTGACTTTGCAGGTTGCATTATCCTGAcggaaaaaaaaggagaggTTCTTGGGTGACAGTAATGCGGGCGAGGTGGAAAGATGGCACCCATATAATCTCACGGTCAACATTGAGTAATGCGGGCGAGGTGGAAAGATGGCACCCATATCATCTCACGGTCAACATTGAGTAACGAGCATCTGCCCAAGCCTGCTTCAACACGTCTCAGCAGCCATAGGCCATTTCCGTATCACACTGCTGGCGCCGGGCTACCATGTCAGCGACGCAAGGGCCGCCTACACTCCTGGTCTTTGGACCGCAGACCTCGCTCCCCTCGGACGAGGTGCTGGCCGATGTGCGGAGCGAGCTAGTCGGCAACCACAGCCTCTCCGCTCTGTGCAACGCCGCGGTCCACCTGCCGCGGTTCTGGGACCGGCTCGTCGCGTCCGACCCGAGCCTGCGCCCCGTCCCCGGCGCTGAGCAACTCGCTCGGCTCGCCCGGTGGATCGAGCACGGCGGCTCGCTGCTTGCCCACCACGCCCAGGGCCCCGTGCCCAACCACCTCGCTCTTGCTGTCACTCTGCTGGTCCAGATCGCGCAGTACGCGCGCTATCTCGGCCACCTGGGCGATGCTGCCCGACGGCGGGGCGGGCCCGGGCCCGGGGCCGCGgacgcccagctcgacataatctccgccgtcggcggccccggcagcggcggcatccAGGGGTTCTGCGTCGGCCTCCTGAgtgccgtggccgtggccagCGCGGACGGCGAGTCCGGCCTGGgacccgcggcggcggtggcgctCCGGCTGGCCGTGTGCGTCGGCGCCtacgtcgacctcgacggcgtctttGCGCCAGACACAAGCCGCACGCTGTATTCGTGCGTGGCCGTGCggtggagggagggcgaGCAGGTCGACGTCGGGAAGCTGGTCGGATCGTATTCACAAGTGAGTCATCTGAGCAGCCTCTTCTTGATCCTCACTCAGTTCGCAAGCACCCTGCTGACATCAAAACGCTGCGAGCAGGCCTACATATCAAGCATCAACGACGAAACCTGCGTGACGGTCACGCTGCGTGATGTGGACTCGGACGAGTTCGCCTCGAATGCCCGTGGCCTGGGCCTTCGTGTGCAGCTCGTCCAAGGCGTCCAGGGACGCTTCCACACCGCCGCTCACAAGCACAACGTGGACAAGCTCATGAGGATGGTTCAACGCCAGAAGGAACTGCAGTTCCCGCCCCCGCAGGGCCTTGTGCGCTCCACAATCGACGGCGCGGTCATTTCCCAGCATAGAGGAGATGGGGATGAGGCCTTCCAGTCAACGCGACTGGTCTTGGAGAGCGTGCTGGTGAGCACAGCAGACTGGTACGCAACGCTCAAGGCATCCATCCAGAGCATGATGTCGGCCACGGCCAACCAAAAGACGACGGTCGTCGCAGTTGCGGGACTCGAAAGCATCCTGCCGGCGTCTGTCGTCCAGTCATTCCGCGTCCTCCCGCTCGGCAAGCTACTCCAAGGGAAGGCGAGCAAGGTTAACGGCACAAACGGCATCAATGGCACAAACGGAATCATCAGCGGAGCTCACATGGAGCAGGAAATCCACATCGCGacagccgacgacggggaccTGTCCCAGTACCCACGGCACTcggtcgccatcgtcggcatggCCGGGCGCTTCCCCGGCGCCGACTCGGTCGACGAGCTCTGggagctgctggcggcgggcaagagcacggccgaggcggcgcccGTCGAGCGCCTGGGGCTGCCGCGGACGGGCGAGCACGCTCAGACAAAGACAAGGTGGTGGGGCAACTTCCTGCGCGACCCGACGGCCTTTGACCACCGCTTCTTCGGCAAGTCGTCacgcgaggccgccgcctgggACCCCCAGCAGCGCGTcatgctcgaggtcgtctacgaggccctcgaggcggccggccACTTCGGCCCCGCGCCCCGTCGGTCTGCGCAGCCCACGGACTTTGGCGTCTACGTGGGCGCCGTGCTCAGCAACTACTACGACAATCTGTCGTGCCACCCGGCCACGGCCTACGCGACGCAGGGCACGACGCGCTGCTTCGTCAGCGGCAGCGTCAGCCACTACTTCGGCTGGACGGGCCCCGCGCTGACTATCGACACGGCCTGCTCGAGCTCGCTCGTGGCCCTCAACGCGGCGTGCCGGGCGATCCGCTCCGGCGAGTGCTCGcgggccgtcgccggcggcgcaaACGTCATCAGCAGCCCCTTTGACTACCGCAACTTtgcggccgccggcttcctgAGCCCGACGGGCCAGTGCAAGCCCTttgacgaggcggccgacggctACTGCCGGGGCGAGGGCGTGGCCGCCGTGGTGCTCAagcggctcgacgacgcgctgcgcgacggcgacacggtccacggcgtcgtcgtcggctcggCGGCCAACCAGAACCACAACGCCAGCCACATCACGGTGCCGCAGCCCGAATCGCAGGTGGCGCTGTACCGCGACGTCATGCGgcagggcggcgtcgcgccCGGCGACGTCTCGTACGTCGAGGCGCACGGCACGGGCACCCAGGTCGGCGACCCCGTCGAGGTGCGCAGCATCCGCCGGGCTTTTGGCGGGCCGGCCCGCGAGGACACGCTGCACTTTGGGTCCGTCAAGGGCAACATTGGCCACACCGAGGCAacggccggcgtcgcgggcCTGGTCAAGGTGCTGCTCATGTTGCGCCATGGCCGCATCCCGCCGCAGGCGAGCCACACCAAGCTGAACCCGAAGCTGGGGCCgccgctcgaggacgacaagaTGGCGATCCCGCAATCCCTAGTGGACTGGCAAGCGGGCCCCGGGCTGCGACGGGTGGCCTGCGTCAACAGTTacggcgcggccgggagcAACTCGGCCGCCCTCATCCGTCAGGGACCGGCCCAgctgacgccggcggcaagtCTGGTTCAGCTGGCCAAGTATCCGCTCGTTATCTCGGCCAACTCGGCCAACAGCCTCGCCAGGTACTGCAAGAAGCTGCTTGGCTggctgaagaaggaggcggcggcagcgtcgaCAGCCCCGGATGCCCTGCTGTCTTCTCTCACGTTCAACCTGGCCGACCGAGCCAATCTCGTGCTGCCCTTCCGcctggcgacgacggtgaccAGCCTTGACGACCTGCAGGAGAAGCTCAcagcggccgcggcgggaaCCGACTCCGACACGACtagcccgccgccgccgccgccgccaccgtcacAGAGCAAGCCCGTCGCCGTGCTCGTGTTCGGCGGGCAAGAGAGCAACTTCATCGGGCTTTCCGAGGTCTCGTACCACACGTCCAAGGtcttccgccgccacctcgacGCCTGCAACGACTTGCTTCTCTCAGAGGGCCGCACCGGGCTCTTCCCTACAGTGTTCCAGCGCGAGCCGGTACAGCGCCTGGCGGCACTGCATGCGGGCCTGTTCGCCGTGCAGTACGCGTCGGCCGCCTCATGGCTGGACAGCGGGCTCGAGGTGGGCGCCGTCGTGGGCCACAGCTTTGGCCAGCTGACGGCCCTCTGCGTCTCGGGCGTGCTGTCCCTCGCCGACGCTCTGAGGCTGGTGGTCGTGAGGGCCGAGATCATGGAGAAGCACTGGGGCCTGGAGCGAGGCACTATGCTGTCTGTGAGGGCGGACCGCGAGACCGTCCAACAGGCTCTGGGCCCACTGCAGGGCAACGGGTATGCCGAGATCGCGTGCTACAATGGTCCCGAGagccacgtcgtcgtcggctcggCTGGCACTATCCAGCTTCTCGAGAAGCACTTCAGCGAGTCGTCGATCCGCACCAAGAGGCTCGACGTCACGCATGGTTTCCACTCCAAGTTCACCGAGCCGATGCTGGAGCACATCTCGGCCCTGGCCAAGGAGCTGGAGTGGCGTCGTCCGGCCATCCACCTGGAGACGTGTGATGAGGTCCAGCGCCAGGCGGACCCCGACTCCGAAATGGTGGCGAGCCACACCCGGCGCCCGGTTTTTTTCCAGCACGCAATCGAGAGGCTCGCCACGCGTTTCCCGCAGGGCACATGCGCCTGGCTCGAGGCGGGCCGCGGATCCTCCGTCATGCAGCTCGTCCGGGGCTGCGTGGCTGGCTCCAAGCAGTCGCAGCCGCTGTTCCTTTCGCCTCAGCTCGCGTCCACATCGACAGACGCGCTGGCATCTCTCGCTGACAGCACCGTCGAGCTTTGGAGGCGCGGTCTCGCCGTGCAGTACTGGGCCTTCCATCGCAGCCAGAAGCCCGAGTTTGGCTATCTGAGCCTGCCGCCATACCAGTTCGAAAAGACGCGCCACTGGCTGCCCTTTACCGGGAGGGAGCCAGAGGTCAGcgaaaaggggggggtggaagCCAAGTCTGCGCATCtacaaggaggaggagagggagctCATGAGACGCAAGAGCTCCTCACCATCCGCCATCGTGCAGACGACGAAGCTGTATTCCGCGTCCATCCGCAATCCGACCGCTTCCAGGCCGTTGTGGGCGGCCACGTCATGAGTGGACAGGCActcgcgccggcgtcgctgTATTTTGAACTGGTTGCGCGCGCGGCACTCTTCCTCGCGGATGACGTCGCGGCGACCATGTACGTGccggtcgtcgacgacctgaCCATGATGTCGCCGATCGGACGGGACACGGGCACAGAAATCACGCTGAAGCTGAAGCGGAAGCGGAGGACCGAGGATAACGGAGACGGGGGGCCCGCGTGgtccttctccttcgccACACGGCAggtctcgtcctcgtctgcATCCGTTGCCAACCCGGCTGCTGAAAAGTCCACCGGTACGGTGCTTCTCCGTAGACGCTCCGACGACCGTGCCGCGCGGGCCTTCGCACGCCTCGAGGCGTTGGCgggccacggccgccgcgtcgccgagctgctcgcgAGTCCGGACGCAGAGTCCATGCGCGGCCGACGGACAATATACCGGGCCTTCTCCGCCGTGTGCGACTACGGGCCGTCGTTCCAGCGTCTCGACTACGTATCCTGCGTGGGCAGAGAGGCCGCGGCCACGGTGCGCGCGACGCCCGacacctcggcgccggccgaccAGCGCCTGTGCGACGCGCACACGGCCGACGTGCTGATgcaggccgccggcctcctggCCAACTACTTCAACAACGCCAGCGCGGAGCACATCCTGGTGTGCAACAACATCGAGCGCATCGAggtgggcggcggcttcgacccggccgccggcgagtgGCGCGTCCTGGCCACCCTgaccagcggcggcgaggacgtcggaGGCCACGGagtcgtcaaggaggcctCGGCGGACCTGTATGTGTTTGACGCGCGGACGGACAGGATGGTCATGGCCTTCTCTGGCTTCCGGTTCTCGCGCATGCCGCGGGCTCTGTTGGCGCGCCTGCTGCAGGGCGTAAACAAGACAGATGCGGCGGGGGCGAAGTCGTCAGTGTCTGCGTCCGACGCCCTCGTACAGGGAGCGCATGTGACCGATCCCCGCGTCACGGCCGCTTCTGCGTCCAAAAAGGCAAAGTCGGCCGGGCCCAGCAAGCGTCAAGAGCTGTTACGCATCCTGGCCAGTGTCACCGACAGACCGATCGGCGAGATCATGGGCGAGGCGACGCTGGACGATCTCGGCGTTGACTCTCTCATGGCCAGCGAGGTGCTCAACGACATCCGCACGGGGCTGGGCCTGACCATTGACCTGTCcaccttcctcttctttgccgacgtcgacgtcctgGCCCAGTATGTGGACGAGcagctgggcctcggcggtgcTGCTGGCGACACCGGGAATAGCGATGTTGGCGAGgacatcgacgacggcagcaacCCGTCGGCAGTAGCTGCTTCGCTGGCTGACTCTGGTATCGCCGACGTTGGCTCCTCGGGAACAACGTCTCCGCCAGCCGAGAAGCCGACGGCCGTCGAAATCGCCCGCCCTCCCATGCCCGCCCTCAGCAACGCGCTCGATGCCTTTCGCGAGACCCGGCTCAACTACGATGACCTGGCCAGGGACGCCCAGGCGCTCGGCTTCTGGACCGACGCGTACCCGCAGCAGAAGCGGCTGGTGCTCGCCTACGTCGTCGAAGCCTTCGCGCGGCTCGGCTGCGACCTCGCTGCCCTgcaggccggcgagacgGTGCCGCGGGTGCAGGGCACGCTGGACCGCCACGCGCGGCTCGTGCGGCAGTTCTTCCGCAttctcgaggacggcggcctcATACAGGGATCCTCGTCCTCCCTGACCCCCTCGTTCACGCGGACGGCTGCGGCGCTGGACCTGGCCCCGGCGGAGGCCGTCTTTCacgacatcatcgacctCCACCCGCCGCACGCAACCGTCAACAAGCTCGTGCGCGCCGTCGGGTC
This sequence is a window from Colletotrichum higginsianum IMI 349063 chromosome 8, whole genome shotgun sequence. Protein-coding genes within it:
- a CDS encoding Terpene synthase metal binding domain protein, translating into MATTTKTIANEAEAAGMATPATAEQIKVEAPGQSLEGGEMEVVDMPDLCASFMSAPVRLNPAFEEVKREADQWISDVMVGTDPKWPAVNKKANLALLSALWDADSNPYALRTINDFASCIFAFDDQFDEGPLATDLDAALDEIAKTRAILDDQGPRYSPEYYPIRYVFQTLWDRVKGSPDGYLIGKQSSDNFRQRWKWAHDVYFDAVAEQVRIKVEGRDAKLVEDEFLAVRRGTVGTSMILALLEWCAGIDLPRDIVEHPSIREAFRVVSDLLLVVNDILSYKKDVQYGVDHNLIISWKSRGFTTQESMDKAGDMLNDCFRRWYTALAELPRYGEDTDRDVCRCLDIYRNVAVASLHWSFETGRYLGKEGAEVRATRKLRLPKYMSSAGGVKIAA
- a CDS encoding Beta-ketoacyl synthase; protein product: MSATQGPPTLLVFGPQTSLPSDEVLADVRSELVGNHSLSALCNAAVHLPRFWDRLVASDPSLRPVPGAEQLARLARWIEHGGSLLAHHAQGPVPNHLALAVTLLVQIAQYARYLGHLGDAARRRGGPGPGAADAQLDIISAVGGPGSGGIQGFCVGLLSAVAVASADGESGLGPAAAVALRLAVCVGAYVDLDGVFAPDTSRTLYSCVAVRWREGEQVDVGKLVGSYSQVSHLSSLFLILTQFASTLLTSKRCEQAYISSINDETCVTVTLRDVDSDEFASNARGLGLRVQLVQGVQGRFHTAAHKHNVDKLMRMVQRQKELQFPPPQGLVRSTIDGAVISQHRGDGDEAFQSTRLVLESVLVSTADWYATLKASIQSMMSATANQKTTVVAVAGLESILPASVVQSFRVLPLGKLLQGKASKVNGTNGINGTNGIISGAHMEQEIHIATADDGDLSQYPRHSVAIVGMAGRFPGADSVDELWELLAAGKSTAEAAPVERLGLPRTGEHAQTKTRWWGNFLRDPTAFDHRFFGKSSREAAAWDPQQRVMLEVVYEALEAAGHFGPAPRRSAQPTDFGVYVGAVLSNYYDNLSCHPATAYATQGTTRCFVSGSVSHYFGWTGPALTIDTACSSSLVALNAACRAIRSGECSRAVAGGANVISSPFDYRNFAAAGFLSPTGQCKPFDEAADGYCRGEGVAAVVLKRLDDALRDGDTVHGVVVGSAANQNHNASHITVPQPESQVALYRDVMRQGGVAPGDVSYVEAHGTGTQVGDPVEVRSIRRAFGGPAREDTLHFGSVKGNIGHTEATAGVAGLVKVLLMLRHGRIPPQASHTKLNPKLGPPLEDDKMAIPQSLVDWQAGPGLRRVACVNSYGAAGSNSAALIRQGPAQLTPAASLVQLAKYPLVISANSANSLARYCKKLLGWLKKEAAAASTAPDALLSSLTFNLADRANLVLPFRLATTVTSLDDLQEKLTAAAAGTDSDTTSPPPPPPPPSQSKPVAVLVFGGQESNFIGLSEVSYHTSKVFRRHLDACNDLLLSEGRTGLFPTVFQREPVQRLAALHAGLFAVQYASAASWLDSGLEVGAVVGHSFGQLTALCVSGVLSLADALRLVVVRAEIMEKHWGLERGTMLSVRADRETVQQALGPLQGNGYAEIACYNGPESHVVVGSAGTIQLLEKHFSESSIRTKRLDVTHGFHSKFTEPMLEHISALAKELEWRRPAIHLETCDEVQRQADPDSEMVASHTRRPVFFQHAIERLATRFPQGTCAWLEAGRGSSVMQLVRGCVAGSKQSQPLFLSPQLASTSTDALASLADSTVELWRRGLAVQYWAFHRSQKPEFGYLSLPPYQFEKTRHWLPFTGREPEVSEKGGVEAKSAHLQGGGEGAHETQELLTIRHRADDEAVFRVHPQSDRFQAVVGGHVMSGQALAPASLYFELVARAALFLADDVAATMYVPVVDDLTMMSPIGRDTGTEITLKLKRKRRTEDNGDGGPAWSFSFATRQVSSSSASVANPAAEKSTGTVLLRRRSDDRAARAFARLEALAGHGRRVAELLASPDAESMRGRRTIYRAFSAVCDYGPSFQRLDYVSCVGREAAATVRATPDTSAPADQRLCDAHTADVLMQAAGLLANYFNNASAEHILVCNNIERIEVGGGFDPAAGEWRVLATLTSGGEDVGGHGVVKEASADLYVFDARTDRMVMAFSGFRFSRMPRALLARLLQGVNKTDAAGAKSSVSASDALVQGAHVTDPRVTAASASKKAKSAGPSKRQELLRILASVTDRPIGEIMGEATLDDLGVDSLMASEVLNDIRTGLGLTIDLSTFLFFADVDVLAQYVDEQLGLGGAAGDTGNSDVGEDIDDGSNPSAVAASLADSGIADVGSSGTTSPPAEKPTAVEIARPPMPALSNALDAFRETRLNYDDLARDAQALGFWTDAYPQQKRLVLAYVVEAFARLGCDLAALQAGETVPRVQGTLDRHARLVRQFFRILEDGGLIQGSSSSLTPSFTRTAAALDLAPAEAVFHDIIDLHPPHATVNKLVRAVGSELAACLTGEKDALQILFGDPATKAVLEDVYDRWPLFRAPGWVLGDFVERALTAKSSASTGDGSGGKFRILEVGAGTGGTTKVVVERLRSLGVPFEYVFTDISASLVGTAAKRAEFADLAGDGKMRFKVLDIEQPPKPEDVAAYHIVLASNAIHATRDLGTSLRHLRAMLSDDGALTLLEITRNMSWLDVVFGPLEGWWRFEDGRSHAIVDERHWKRVIKAAGFAAVEWSDGESPESKTVRLIGAFPTAPKTTTPGGGAARKPEGYGAKAVMETVVYKKVGDLEIHADVYWPVADGPPDPKPRPVALMVHGGSHIIYSRKDVRPAQTRLLLARGFLPVSVDYRLCPELTLADGPMADVCSALAWARDILPGLDSPARPAGVVVDGARVAAIGWSSGGMLALSLAWTAPARGLPPPTAVLGFYCPTDYTDKWWTTPIDIPGAASSGLAFDVLEGVHDAPLTSYGVIGAHAALPDPRILEDARCRMILHMNWKAQTLPFIVDGLPTRAAADRDDEAAGAGRVTDWNAAPQPDLDRVRAVSPRAHVEAGTYAPVPTFLVHGTGDDLIPWRQSQDTYDVLVARGVPAGLALVDGAAHICDRSSDPESDGWKAVLKAYTFLSKYVL